The Methanococcoides methylutens MM1 genome has a window encoding:
- a CDS encoding 30S ribosomal protein S15 has protein sequence MAKMHTRRKGKSGSTKPIRTEAPAWSTATTEEITNVILDMWKLGNSTSVIGMHLRDNYGVPDVKLATGKKITDILKENDEAPNVPEDLYNLIVKAIGMRKHLVANHKDVHNKRALQSTESKIRRLVKYYQSSKVLPADWKYKPETAEMLITR, from the coding sequence ATGGCAAAAATGCATACTCGTAGGAAAGGTAAATCCGGATCAACAAAACCAATCAGGACAGAAGCACCTGCATGGTCTACAGCAACCACAGAAGAGATCACAAACGTAATCCTTGATATGTGGAAGCTTGGAAACTCAACAAGCGTTATTGGAATGCACCTCAGGGACAACTACGGCGTACCTGATGTCAAGCTCGCAACAGGAAAGAAGATCACCGATATCCTGAAAGAGAACGACGAGGCTCCAAACGTACCGGAAGACCTGTACAACCTTATTGTAAAAGCTATCGGAATGCGCAAGCACCTTGTTGCTAACCACAAGGACGTACACAACAAGAGGGCACTGCAGTCAACCGAGTCTAAGATTAGAAGGCTTGTAAAATACTACCAGTCCTCAAAGGTACTCCCTGCAGACTGGAAGTACAAGCCAGAAACTGCAGAAATGCTGATCACAAGGTAA
- the glmM gene encoding phosphoglucosamine mutase, translating into MKLFGSSGIRGITNKDVTVELALKVGLALGKTKRTAVIGRDPRIAGEMIEHAVISGLLSSGCDVVRVGMVSTPTLAYASRNYDCGVMITASHNPSEYVGIKLWNPDGMAFDSTQQEEIEEIIENEAFEPVRWDEIGNLTEDSNAIRQHVEMIVKSVERSSKRIVIDCGSGAGSTITPYVLREIGCEVITLNSQPDGYFPARNPEPNDSNLTLLKKAVKEFEADIGIAQDGDADRMMTVDENGEFITGDEMLAMFARHECKSDAKLVVPVDTSMMVDDALPDSTVVRTRVGDVYVAEEIKRSEADFGGEPSGSWIFPEISYCPDGIYASAKVMELVQDKTLSELKNELPHYPTRRGTVKCENDKKKAVMELVSSELATSGDVTDIDGIRVDLKEGWVLVRPSGTEPKIRITAEAREGVDKLYEMVENVVKRGVA; encoded by the coding sequence ATGAAATTATTTGGATCTTCCGGCATAAGAGGCATTACTAACAAAGACGTTACTGTAGAACTTGCGCTGAAGGTCGGACTTGCACTGGGAAAGACAAAAAGGACTGCAGTAATTGGACGCGACCCGCGTATTGCAGGAGAGATGATAGAACATGCAGTCATATCAGGACTGCTGTCATCAGGTTGTGATGTAGTTCGGGTCGGGATGGTAAGTACACCCACACTGGCCTATGCATCCAGGAACTATGACTGTGGAGTTATGATAACCGCATCCCACAACCCTTCTGAGTATGTGGGGATCAAATTATGGAATCCTGACGGAATGGCATTCGATTCGACCCAGCAGGAAGAGATCGAGGAGATCATTGAAAATGAGGCCTTTGAACCTGTCCGTTGGGACGAAATTGGAAATCTTACAGAGGATAGCAATGCGATACGACAACATGTGGAGATGATAGTCAAGAGTGTTGAAAGATCATCAAAGCGGATTGTTATCGACTGCGGATCCGGTGCCGGAAGCACTATCACCCCATACGTCCTGCGTGAGATCGGCTGTGAGGTGATCACATTGAACTCGCAGCCGGACGGATATTTCCCTGCCAGAAATCCGGAACCTAACGATTCAAATCTTACGTTGCTCAAAAAAGCGGTGAAGGAATTCGAAGCTGATATTGGAATCGCACAGGACGGGGATGCAGACAGGATGATGACAGTGGATGAGAACGGAGAGTTCATCACCGGGGATGAAATGCTTGCAATGTTTGCCAGGCATGAATGTAAGAGCGATGCAAAGCTCGTGGTCCCCGTGGATACTTCAATGATGGTGGACGATGCCCTCCCGGATTCAACTGTTGTCCGCACCAGAGTGGGCGATGTTTATGTTGCTGAAGAGATCAAGAGATCCGAAGCTGACTTTGGCGGAGAACCATCGGGAAGCTGGATATTCCCGGAAATATCATACTGTCCGGATGGCATCTATGCATCCGCAAAGGTCATGGAGCTTGTTCAGGATAAGACACTTTCAGAACTTAAGAACGAGCTTCCACACTATCCAACCCGCCGCGGCACTGTAAAGTGTGAAAATGATAAAAAGAAAGCTGTAATGGAACTTGTCAGTTCTGAACTCGCCACTTCGGGAGATGTTACGGACATCGATGGAATACGCGTGGATCTGAAAGAAGGCTGGGTTCTTGTAAGGCCATCCGGAACGGAACCCAAGATACGCATCACTGCCGAGGCAAGGGAAGGCGTGGATAAACTTTATGAGATGGTTGAAAACGTTGTCAAAAGAGGTGTGGCATGA
- the glmS gene encoding glutamine--fructose-6-phosphate transaminase (isomerizing): MCGIIGYVGSHEAAPIIIDCLKKLEYRGYDSAGITILDEKIETHKTVGKIKELEQILPENLKGNIGIGHTRWATHGVPSTINSHPHNSGDISVVHNGIIENYLSIKEKLQQEGYNFLSDTDTEVIAHLMHSKLYGNVDSDEKICSFFDALQSTLQEVEGSYAITTVCGTEPDLMLAARKDSPLIMGLGESEYYAASDVTAFLNNTKDVVFVDDLNIVTIRPEGVEFFDIDGNVLEKEKTTIEWDIEAAEKAGYEHFMLKEINEQPRSVHDTFSGKLSELDGSVNLNELHLSNEEIRNIERIDIIACGTSLNAGLVGKYLFENLAGIHTDVDIGSEFRYSNPIMNEDILSIAITQSGETADTLAAIRSCRSYDCNTIAITNVVGSSITRDANSVLYTRAGPEIGVAATKTFTAQLTMLYILAIKFARAKGTMDINHAKDLLVNLKRIPGQIQKILNHRDEIRECAEMFAQEKDYFFVGRHLNYPIALEGALKLKEISYIHAEGFAGGELKHGPLALIEDGTPVVAIATKGHVYEKILSNIKEIKAREARVIAVANVDDTEIEKYVDWVLRVPATDELLSPLLSTVVLQLLAYYTALARGCSIDKPKNLAKSVTVE; the protein is encoded by the coding sequence ATGTGTGGAATCATAGGATATGTGGGCAGCCATGAAGCTGCGCCTATAATAATAGACTGCTTAAAAAAACTCGAATACAGAGGATATGACTCCGCTGGAATTACCATACTTGATGAAAAGATTGAGACGCATAAAACCGTAGGTAAAATAAAGGAACTGGAACAGATCCTACCAGAAAATCTCAAAGGAAACATTGGAATCGGTCATACCCGATGGGCTACACATGGAGTCCCAAGTACAATTAATTCCCACCCGCATAACTCCGGAGACATATCAGTAGTGCACAACGGAATCATCGAGAACTACCTTTCTATCAAAGAGAAACTACAACAAGAAGGGTACAATTTCTTGTCAGATACAGATACTGAAGTAATTGCACACCTAATGCACTCAAAACTATACGGAAATGTTGACAGCGATGAGAAAATCTGTAGTTTTTTTGATGCACTCCAGAGCACACTACAGGAAGTTGAAGGATCATATGCCATCACTACCGTATGTGGCACCGAACCAGATCTGATGCTCGCAGCTAGAAAGGACAGTCCTTTGATAATGGGGCTCGGAGAAAGTGAATACTATGCAGCATCCGATGTTACAGCATTCCTCAATAACACAAAAGATGTCGTTTTTGTTGATGACCTTAACATTGTGACGATCAGGCCGGAAGGTGTGGAATTCTTTGACATCGATGGAAATGTCCTTGAAAAAGAGAAGACCACTATTGAGTGGGATATCGAAGCTGCGGAAAAAGCAGGATATGAACATTTCATGCTTAAAGAAATAAATGAGCAGCCAAGGTCCGTGCACGATACATTTTCGGGCAAGTTGTCCGAACTGGATGGTTCCGTGAACCTTAATGAATTACACTTATCCAATGAAGAAATAAGGAACATCGAGAGGATCGATATTATTGCCTGTGGAACATCTTTGAATGCAGGACTTGTAGGAAAATACCTTTTTGAGAACCTTGCAGGCATACACACCGATGTGGATATCGGATCGGAGTTTAGATACAGCAATCCAATAATGAACGAGGATATCCTTTCAATTGCAATCACGCAATCCGGAGAAACTGCCGACACACTAGCTGCAATCAGGAGCTGCAGATCATATGACTGCAATACTATCGCGATTACAAATGTTGTTGGAAGCAGTATAACACGGGATGCTAACAGTGTACTATACACAAGAGCAGGTCCCGAAATCGGTGTGGCTGCAACAAAGACATTTACAGCACAGCTTACCATGCTATACATTCTTGCCATTAAATTTGCAAGAGCAAAAGGAACAATGGATATTAATCATGCGAAGGATCTGCTTGTGAACCTAAAGCGCATACCCGGACAGATCCAGAAAATACTGAATCACAGAGATGAGATCCGTGAATGTGCAGAAATGTTCGCACAAGAAAAGGATTATTTCTTTGTTGGAAGGCACCTTAACTACCCTATCGCACTTGAAGGGGCCTTGAAACTTAAGGAGATATCATACATACATGCAGAAGGCTTTGCCGGTGGGGAACTCAAACATGGACCTCTTGCATTGATAGAGGACGGCACCCCGGTAGTAGCTATCGCCACAAAGGGACATGTGTATGAGAAGATCCTGAGCAATATCAAGGAAATAAAAGCAAGGGAAGCAAGGGTAATCGCTGTTGCCAATGTGGATGACACAGAGATCGAGAAATACGTGGACTGGGTATTACGCGTACCTGCAACAGATGAGTTACTCTCACCTTTACTATCAACTGTGGTGCTGCAATTGCTTGCTTACTACACAGCTCTTGCAAGAGGATGTTCCATCGACAAACCGAAGAACCTCGCAAAGAGCGTTACTGTGGAATAA
- the hisS gene encoding histidine--tRNA ligase has product MKVSKPRGTRDFLPEETARRRNVENIMRQVVTKWGYKEIITPTFEHLELFTLKSGEGVVGELYNFNDKGNREMTLRPELTAPVMRMYVNEMQAMSRPLKLFYFENCFRYERPQKGRFREFWQFGVEVIGSNRADADAEIIALATNMIEAAGIKGDLHVGHLGIIRHILKDTEDEQKSKIMRLVDKKDDTGLDDYFEEINASAELRRNLLELICLSGSDAIAKAREILGNIEEIDKFEELLTFLDAYGIDYIIDLGIARGLDYYTGMVFEIYAEGLGAQNQVCGGGSYQLISLFGGGDVPSTGFGVGFDRIMEVCEIQPPKENKVVIVATDDTRIDAIKVATEMRKELTVYVDIMKRNFKSQLSYANNTEADYAIIIGKKEIESGKLTVKDMQSGEQTQLELGEAIRMIKSK; this is encoded by the coding sequence ATGAAAGTAAGCAAACCAAGAGGAACAAGGGATTTCCTTCCGGAAGAGACCGCTCGCAGGAGAAATGTAGAGAACATAATGAGGCAGGTAGTCACAAAATGGGGATACAAAGAGATAATTACACCCACATTTGAGCATCTGGAACTCTTCACCCTCAAATCAGGAGAGGGAGTGGTAGGCGAACTTTATAACTTCAACGACAAGGGCAACAGGGAAATGACGCTACGCCCTGAACTAACCGCACCTGTAATGCGGATGTACGTCAACGAGATGCAGGCAATGTCCCGCCCTCTTAAATTATTCTACTTTGAGAACTGTTTCCGCTATGAAAGACCACAAAAAGGTCGCTTCAGGGAATTCTGGCAGTTTGGCGTCGAAGTCATCGGCAGCAACCGTGCGGACGCAGATGCAGAGATCATCGCCCTTGCAACCAACATGATAGAGGCCGCAGGGATCAAAGGAGACCTGCACGTAGGCCACCTGGGAATTATCCGCCATATCCTCAAGGACACAGAGGATGAACAAAAGAGCAAGATCATGCGCCTTGTCGACAAAAAGGATGATACCGGCCTTGACGACTACTTTGAAGAGATCAACGCATCTGCAGAACTCAGAAGAAATCTTCTCGAGCTCATATGCCTCAGCGGCTCAGATGCTATTGCAAAAGCAAGAGAGATCCTTGGTAACATCGAAGAGATCGACAAGTTCGAAGAACTCCTCACTTTCCTTGATGCATACGGGATCGACTACATCATCGACCTCGGAATTGCAAGAGGCCTGGACTACTACACAGGAATGGTATTCGAAATATACGCAGAAGGCCTCGGTGCGCAGAACCAGGTATGCGGTGGCGGATCATACCAGCTTATCTCCCTCTTTGGCGGCGGAGACGTACCATCCACAGGATTCGGAGTTGGCTTCGACCGCATAATGGAAGTCTGCGAAATACAACCTCCAAAAGAGAACAAAGTCGTAATTGTTGCCACAGACGATACACGCATAGATGCGATCAAAGTCGCGACAGAGATGCGAAAGGAACTGACCGTGTACGTTGACATCATGAAGCGCAACTTCAAGTCACAGTTATCCTATGCAAACAATACAGAAGCTGACTACGCAATCATCATAGGAAAGAAAGAGATCGAATCCGGCAAACTGACCGTAAAGGACATGCAAAGCGGGGAACAGACCCAGCTGGAACTTGGAGAAGCCATCCGGATGATCAAAAGCAAATGA
- the glmU gene encoding bifunctional sugar-1-phosphate nucleotidylyltransferase/acetyltransferase: protein MKAVILAAGEGVRCRPLTATRSKVMLPVANKPILEHVIDSLAKNDIKDIIIVVGYERERIMNYFEDGINFGVNIIYVHQKAQLGTAHAIKQVAELMEQDDKEFMVLNGDNVIEPRTIKDLIDKHSGNATILTTKREHISRYGVIIASGKKVTKIIEKPTIELSHLINTGIYIFDQNIFDIIEHTPISQLGEYAITDTIQKMIENDMEVDHVVTRSLWRDAVYAWDLLKDNSVILGRSENYKIEGTVEEGAVIHGNVSIGSNTIIRSGSYIVGPAIIGENCEIAPNVVILPSTTIGNNVSIESFTQIQNSIIMNNTRIRSHGSISNSVIGLNNLIGPYFVAEDRENVKIEMEEEIHVAEKVGALTGDDITIGHRVLVKAGSMISHNCQIESGKTISRVLPENSIVV, encoded by the coding sequence ATGAAAGCTGTAATTCTGGCAGCGGGTGAAGGGGTAAGATGCAGACCACTAACAGCCACTCGGTCAAAGGTCATGCTTCCTGTTGCTAACAAACCAATACTTGAACATGTCATCGATTCACTTGCAAAGAACGATATAAAGGACATAATAATTGTTGTTGGTTACGAACGGGAACGCATAATGAACTACTTCGAAGATGGAATCAATTTTGGAGTCAATATAATATATGTCCATCAGAAAGCCCAACTTGGAACAGCTCATGCTATCAAGCAGGTAGCAGAACTAATGGAACAAGATGATAAAGAGTTCATGGTACTCAATGGGGATAATGTCATCGAACCACGAACTATAAAGGACCTGATAGATAAGCATAGTGGCAACGCAACAATACTTACCACAAAAAGAGAACACATCAGCAGATATGGAGTCATTATCGCAAGTGGGAAAAAAGTAACAAAGATAATAGAAAAGCCAACCATAGAATTAAGCCACCTTATAAACACAGGCATATACATTTTTGATCAAAATATCTTCGACATCATAGAACATACACCCATATCCCAACTTGGAGAATACGCGATCACCGACACCATCCAAAAGATGATCGAGAATGACATGGAAGTTGATCATGTTGTTACAAGATCATTATGGAGAGACGCAGTCTATGCATGGGACCTCCTGAAAGACAATTCAGTAATCCTTGGAAGATCAGAAAATTACAAAATAGAAGGAACTGTTGAAGAAGGAGCAGTAATTCACGGTAACGTCAGTATTGGAAGTAATACAATAATCAGGTCTGGATCTTATATTGTAGGACCTGCGATAATAGGCGAAAATTGTGAGATAGCACCTAATGTTGTGATACTACCATCCACAACAATTGGTAACAATGTATCTATTGAATCGTTCACACAGATCCAGAATAGTATAATTATGAACAATACCAGAATACGTTCACATGGCTCCATCTCTAATTCAGTAATCGGACTTAATAATTTGATAGGACCATATTTCGTTGCTGAAGACAGGGAGAATGTCAAAATAGAAATGGAAGAAGAAATCCATGTTGCTGAAAAAGTGGGAGCACTTACCGGAGATGACATTACGATAGGCCATAGAGTTCTCGTAAAAGCAGGATCCATGATATCTCACAACTGCCAGATCGAATCCGGAAAGACTATCTCCCGTGTATTGCCTGAAAATTCCATTGTAGTCTGA